The Manihot esculenta cultivar AM560-2 chromosome 11, M.esculenta_v8, whole genome shotgun sequence genome includes a region encoding these proteins:
- the LOC110626334 gene encoding putative inactive disease susceptibility protein LOV1: MDRKLVSSPVLWKLSDLLLNESVPFLGLEHQLESIESKLRDIVNSDFFDCKRDLAYDIEEVIDFLLQKAAHRSQTGTLLDYFSGFFDSIDQRKLRKKLDRIRIEIFRSTDKLSRRKVMEPWPASSSSSTRKQLDVGESIMSPVIRKVIALATHSQISPSVRRQARWVRDEMRFLHVFVKDLESKELRGEEMAWMEEVSLFSRSAEDVIGLFLSRWEQTKKSPFKHIASASCKFKSQRKLRKEMDQMKTKVQEIIKRFGKLPHQMYMPPPPRFPPNLPPPPPIPFQPNFPGRFVPNIPGDATSLSSFDDDDYFDEFDEIEDGTPPPSDEQAQQPGFNNFDGNAGASSSSSSRRSEQPDVTGFDRNMDDIMELLLRGDPDCLTVSLLGMEGIGKTKLGKSIYENPAIRDHFPHRAWISWVRDSNINRLMEQILGPQYLSIRLVNGDWDDYLCRLRRMLNDYLMDKRYLIVIDGLSSKVLWNQIGAAFNGLSNGTRIIFISSKLGVTPESSERNFTYSLQLWSDEDSWALFVRSLNVNIPLELLELKRGAILRICGGLPKAIVKLAELLARENTFAEDWSRVIEKFNKDEGPWSGTLQEINKNLPLYLRRCLFYFQLFPEHCEIPVRRLIGLWIAEGFGHPSNDKESPECVSDKCLIELANRNMIQVTRKKLNGKFRTCRLPDALRVHWLLKTKEAKFLQDNGHIGGNFSTCSGTTYRLVDHFDHRRACFDHIHGDNAAPSSLYSCYRDTVSFLSFDSRQGSRPGEDVGNFLQRCISSKCFSSLWVLDLEHVYKPKLPKAVGQLARLKYLGLRSTYLEMLPSFINKLPKLQTLDLKRTHINALPTSIWMMQELRHLFLDESSGCKFVPQPKDSCLVDLQTLWGAFINEDSPVKDGLDTFLNLTKLGLTCRISEPSQNEAMSSQLDAVANWVLKLNHLKSLKLKSFNELGQPSDLHLESLADHMDLSSIHLVGNLKTQYLVSEFPQNLIELTLSASGLVEDPMQALGKLPNLRNVRLFPGAYTGQKMVCSSGGFPKLQVLKVLELDQLEEWNVEEGALPSLKCLEIRSCRNLEMIPDGLQYVKTLSKLKLADMPVLSARIKDSQGEDWDKVAHVLHVYVES; the protein is encoded by the coding sequence ATGGATCGGAAACTTGTCTCCTCGCCGGTCCTCTGGAAGCTTTCTGATCTGCTCCTCAACGAGTCCGTTCCATTTCTTGGATTAGAACATCAGCTTGAAAGCATCGAGAGCAAGCTTAGAGATATTGTTAACTCTGACTTCTTTGATTGCAAGAGAGACCTTGCTTATGACATTGAAGAGGTCATCGATTTCTTGCTCCAAAAAGCTGCTCACAGAAGCCAAACAGGTACCCTTTTGGATTATTTTTCCGGGTTTTTTGATTCTATCGATCAACGCAAGCTTCGCAAGAAGTTGGATCGAATCAGGATTGAAATTTTTCGTTCTACTGATAAATTAAGTCGCCGGAAAGTAATGGAGCCATGGCCTGCTTCTTCTTCGTCTTCCACTAGGAAGCAGCTTGATGTGGGTGAGAGTATTATGTCTCCTGTAATCAGGAAAGTTATTGCCCTAGCTACTCACAGCCAAATTAGCCCTTCTGTGAGAAGGCAAGCTAGATGGGTGAGAGATGAAATGAGGTTCTTGCATGTCTTTGTCAAGGACTTGGAGTCCAAAGAACTGAGAGGAGAAGAAATGGCTTGGATGGAAGAAGTTTCTTTGTTTTCTCGTTCGGCGGAGGACGTTATTGGGCTCTTCTTGTCTCGGTGGGAACAGACCAAGAAGTCTCCTTTCAAGCATATTGCTTCTGCTTCCTGCAAATTCAAGTCACAGCGTAAGCTTCGCAAGGAGATGGATCAGATGAAGACTAAAGTTCAAGAAATCATCAAAAGGTTTGGTAAACTCCCACATCAAATGTATATGCCACCTCCTCCCCGATTTCCTCCAAATTTACCACCACCTCCTCCTATTCCCTTTCAACCCAACTTTCCTGGTCGGTTTGTTCCCAATATTCCAGGAGATGCAACCTCATTGTCTtcttttgatgatgatgattattTCGATGAATTTGATGAAATAGAAGATGGAACACCGCCCCCTTCTGATGAACAAGCTCAGCAACCTGGTTTCAACAACTTTGATGGCAATGCTGGTGCCTCCTCCTCATCATCTTCACGCAGATCTGAACAACCTGACGTTACAGGTTTTGATAGAAATATGGATGATATTATGGAGTTATTGCTCAGAGGTGATCCAGATTGTCTTACAGTTTCACTTCTGGGTATGGAAGGCATTGGTAAGACAAAGCTTGGCAAGTCAATTTATGAAAATCCTGCTATTAGAGATCATTTCCCTCACCGTGCTTGGATCAGTTGGGTGCGTGATTCTAATATCAATCGCCTTATGGAACAAATATTAGGGCCTCAGTATTTAAGCATTAGACTTGTGAATGGGGATTGGGATGATTATTTATGTAGGTTGAGGCGGATGTTGAATGATTACTTGATGGATAAGAGGTATCTCATTGTTATTGATGGGTTATCCTCTAAAGTCTTATGGAATCAAATTGGAGCTGCATTTAATGGTCTATCAAATGGGACTAGAATAATTTTCATTTCTTCCAAATTGGGAGTAACTCCAGAAAGCAGTGAGAGAAACTTCACTTACAGTCTGCAATTGTGGAGTGATGAAGACAGCTGGGCATTGTTTGTTCGTTCTCTGAATGTGAACATCCCCTTAGAACTGCTAGAACTGAAAAGGGGGGCAATTTTGAGGATTTGTGGGGGGTTACCAAAGGCGATTGTGAAACTTGCTGAACTTCTGGCAAGGGAAAATACATTTGCAGAGGACTGGTCAAGGGTGATTGAGAAATTCAATAAAGATGAAGGACCTTGGTCGGGGACCTTGCAGGAGATCAACAAAAATTTGCCATTGTATTTGAGGAGATGTCTCTTTTACTTTCAGTTATTCCCTGAACACTGTGAAATTCCTGTGAGAAGATTGATTGGATTATGGATTGCAGAGGGTTTTGGGCATCCAAGCAATGATAAAGAGTCTCCAGAATGTGTCTCAGATAAATGTTTGATAGAGTTAGCTAACAGGAACATGATTCAAGTTACAAGGAAAAAGCTAAATGGAAAATTTAGGACATGCCGCTTGCCTGATGCTTTGCGAGTGCACTGGCTGCTAAAAACCAAGGAGGCTAAGTTTCTACAAGATAATGGCCATATTGGTGGCAATTTCTCCACCTGCAGTGGTACAACATACCGTCTTGTCGACCATTTTGACCATAGACGTGCCTGCTTTGATCATATCCATGGAGATAATGCGGCTCCTTCATCTCTTTACTCCTGTTATAGAGACACTGTATCATTTCTATCCTTTGATAGTCGACAAGGAAGCAGACCTGGAGAAGATGTAGGGAATTTTCTGCAACGATGCATCTCTAGCAAGTGTTTCAGTTCTTTGTGGGTTCTGGATCTTGAACACGTATACAAGCCAAAATTGCCCAAGGCAGTAGGTCAGTTAGCTCGATTGAAGTACCTTGGCTTGAGGTCAACATACCTGGAAATGCTTCCTTCatttattaacaaattgccaaagcTTCAAACGCTAGATTTGAAGCGTACTCACATCAATGCTCTCCCCACTTCAATATGGATGATGCAGGAATTGCGGCATTTATTCCTTGATGAGAGTTCTGGTTGCAAATTTGTGCCTCAACCAAAGGACAGCTGCTTAGTGGATCTCCAAACACTTTGGGGTGCATTTATAAATGAGGATAGCCCAGTGAAAGATGGCCTGGACACATTTCTGAACCTCACAAAATTAGGCCTGACGTGCAGGATATCAGAGCCATCTCAGAACGAGGCAATGTCTTCTCAACTAGATGCTGTAGCAAATTGGGTTCTGAAGTTAAATCATCTAAAATCTTTGAAGTTGAAATCATTTAATGAGTTGGGTCAGCCATCAGATCTGCACTTAGAGTCATTAGCAGATCACATGGACCTTTCCAGTATACATTTAGTTGGAAATCTAAAGACTCAGTATCTTGTGTCCGAGTTCCCGCAAAACCTCATTGAGCTCACTTTATCAGCATCTGGATTGGTAGAAGATCCAATGCAAGCATTAGGCAAGCTTCCCAACCTCAGAAATGTGAGATTATTCCCTGGGGCCTACACTGGACAGAAAATGGTCTGCAGTTCTGGAGGATTTCCTAAGCTTCAAGTCCTCAAAGTCTTGGAGCTAGATCAACTAGAGGAATGGAATGTAGAGGAAGGGGCACTGCCTAGTCTGAAATGCCTGGAAATCAGATCCTGTAGGAATTTGGAGATGATTCCTGATGGATTGCAGTATGTTAAGACTCTCAGCAAATTAAAATTAGCAGATATGCCAGTGTTGTCAGCAAGGATTAAGGATAGTCAAGGTGAAGATTGGGATAAAGTTGCTCATGTACTCCATGTGTACGTAGAAAGTTGA